One region of Oceanipulchritudo coccoides genomic DNA includes:
- a CDS encoding LacI family DNA-binding transcriptional regulator has product MSKKTPSQAAIAKHLGVSQALVSMVLNGRKEGISPTTFDRIWNYAITAGYTPKGMKVDHVSGGAVRRTAIGYFLRSPFKLATKTNFFSHVTQGLHDYASENDLNLIFLGPESDADDRMLRRVKETLPTLRGLVILGEIAPEFQSFVDDMQMPTVIVSSRATGIFHSVNSNEVKAAQLLTHHLFELGHRQFAFLGGLAPKGRYLERREAVIQSFQQAGVDPARCRFIEEASGADRAEGFKAADQLIRECAGKDLPTAWIVGNGTMARGVCSRLFQQGIKIGGEVSVAAIDMTRVCWEEIPTLTSASAIPEDLGWEAGRLLIEAQQGDDQPLQDIVLPVKLVVRDSTGPAPVSVPTNTTLVDA; this is encoded by the coding sequence ATGAGCAAGAAGACTCCCAGCCAAGCTGCCATCGCGAAACACCTTGGTGTTTCACAGGCCCTCGTTTCAATGGTTTTGAATGGTCGCAAGGAAGGGATTTCCCCGACGACTTTTGACCGGATTTGGAATTATGCCATCACCGCCGGGTACACCCCAAAGGGAATGAAAGTGGATCATGTGTCTGGCGGAGCGGTTCGCCGCACCGCTATCGGTTATTTTCTGCGGTCCCCATTCAAACTCGCGACAAAAACCAATTTTTTCAGCCATGTGACCCAAGGACTGCATGACTATGCCTCGGAGAATGACCTTAACTTGATTTTTCTTGGGCCCGAGTCGGATGCGGATGACCGCATGCTGCGACGGGTCAAGGAGACGCTTCCCACTTTGCGTGGGCTGGTTATTCTGGGCGAGATCGCCCCCGAGTTCCAATCATTTGTAGATGATATGCAGATGCCGACAGTCATCGTGAGCTCGCGGGCCACCGGCATTTTTCACTCGGTTAATTCGAATGAGGTGAAGGCCGCCCAGCTCCTCACCCATCATCTTTTTGAATTGGGGCACCGCCAATTTGCTTTTCTCGGGGGATTGGCCCCCAAAGGACGCTACCTCGAGCGGCGCGAAGCGGTTATTCAAAGCTTCCAGCAAGCAGGTGTTGATCCAGCCAGGTGCCGGTTTATTGAGGAGGCCAGCGGTGCGGACCGGGCCGAGGGCTTCAAGGCAGCTGATCAATTGATCAGGGAATGCGCGGGCAAGGACTTGCCAACTGCCTGGATTGTCGGGAATGGAACCATGGCCCGCGGGGTCTGTAGCAGGCTGTTCCAACAGGGGATCAAAATTGGCGGGGAAGTCAGCGTAGCGGCTATCGATATGACACGCGTCTGCTGGGAGGAAATTCCCACACTGACCTCCGCTTCCGCGATTCCCGAAGACCTCGGATGGGAAGCAGGACGCCTCCTTATTGAGGCGCAACAAGGGGACGACCAGCCCCTTCAGGACATCGTCCTTCCCGTTAAACTGGTTGTTCGCGATTCAACAGGCCCCGCTCCCGTGTCCGTCCCCACTAATACTACCCTGGTCGACGCTTGA
- a CDS encoding sodium:solute symporter family transporter, whose protein sequence is MFGTNLNSWDLLVVVFYFGFQLSLGLIFRAFSKDASDYFRAGGSILWWLVGASAFMTQFSAWTFTGAAGKAYLDGSLVAAVFFGNAVGYLGNYFLTAHRFRRLRVITPIEAVRDRYGNKNEQVFTWIQVPMSIVYAGIWLNGLGIVASSFFNIPMSVTIIIVGVVVVFMSVTGGSWAIIASDFMQTVLLMSITIVACFLALSHPAVGGLSGFIEKVPEHHFKVWESEDASFVYLWIFAAFVIQSFKLNNMFESYRYLAVKDDKQAKKAALMAATLMFVGPFIWFIPPMAASIIQPDLSLVFPHLGEKAHEGAFVFIGLELMPAGMLGLLLCALFAATISSMDSGLNRNAGIIVKNFYNPVFRPDASGKELLVAGKIASALFGVLIICSALMISQIQQYDLFEIMVLFGALIAIPYAMPLVWGIFFKGAPRWAAWSSLIVGLTFSYIAKFQFDPSWLGYTDLSGREASDLLYIISGLGNIFVCSVWFFLTIWIGRLTGYKEKPATEKLFENLKKPVNYTGEGGVESDGKQARILGLLCFVYGGFITLLGVAIPNQLSGRLCFAFCGLLIVAIGTLLYQASKKVNPGDRKP, encoded by the coding sequence ATGTTTGGCACGAACCTCAACTCTTGGGACCTCCTTGTGGTGGTCTTCTATTTTGGCTTTCAACTCAGCCTGGGTCTCATCTTCCGGGCATTCAGCAAGGATGCCAGCGATTACTTTCGCGCCGGCGGGAGTATCCTCTGGTGGCTGGTCGGGGCATCGGCGTTCATGACGCAATTCAGCGCCTGGACCTTCACCGGGGCGGCCGGCAAAGCCTATCTGGACGGTTCGCTGGTGGCGGCCGTCTTCTTTGGAAATGCGGTCGGCTACCTGGGGAACTATTTCCTGACCGCCCACCGGTTTCGCCGTCTGCGGGTGATCACTCCGATCGAGGCGGTCCGAGACCGCTATGGAAACAAGAATGAGCAGGTTTTCACATGGATTCAGGTTCCGATGAGTATAGTCTATGCCGGGATCTGGTTGAACGGCTTAGGCATCGTGGCCTCGAGCTTTTTCAATATTCCGATGAGCGTGACGATCATCATCGTGGGCGTGGTCGTGGTATTCATGAGCGTGACCGGAGGATCCTGGGCCATCATTGCCTCGGACTTCATGCAGACTGTGCTTCTGATGAGCATCACCATAGTGGCATGTTTTTTAGCGCTGAGTCACCCGGCGGTTGGCGGACTTTCTGGCTTTATTGAGAAAGTGCCGGAGCACCACTTCAAGGTGTGGGAGTCCGAGGATGCATCTTTTGTCTACCTCTGGATATTTGCTGCTTTTGTCATCCAATCCTTCAAATTGAACAACATGTTCGAGTCTTACCGCTACCTTGCGGTGAAAGACGACAAGCAAGCCAAGAAGGCGGCTTTGATGGCAGCTACCCTCATGTTCGTGGGACCTTTCATCTGGTTCATTCCGCCGATGGCGGCCTCAATCATCCAGCCGGACTTGAGTCTTGTCTTCCCCCACTTGGGAGAGAAAGCACACGAAGGGGCATTTGTTTTCATCGGACTGGAGCTAATGCCAGCGGGAATGCTTGGGTTGCTTCTCTGTGCGCTCTTTGCCGCAACCATCTCCTCGATGGATTCGGGCCTCAATCGCAACGCCGGCATAATCGTTAAGAACTTCTACAATCCGGTTTTCCGGCCGGACGCATCAGGGAAGGAACTTCTCGTTGCGGGCAAGATCGCTTCCGCACTTTTTGGTGTCCTGATCATATGCTCAGCTCTGATGATAAGCCAAATCCAGCAGTATGATCTATTTGAAATCATGGTCCTCTTCGGGGCGCTTATCGCGATCCCATATGCCATGCCATTGGTTTGGGGGATCTTTTTCAAAGGGGCCCCAAGATGGGCGGCATGGTCGAGCCTGATCGTCGGCCTGACCTTCTCCTACATCGCCAAATTCCAATTTGATCCTTCCTGGCTGGGATACACGGACCTGAGCGGCCGTGAAGCATCCGATCTTCTCTATATAATCAGTGGATTGGGAAACATATTTGTCTGTTCCGTCTGGTTCTTCCTCACGATCTGGATCGGCCGTCTCACCGGTTACAAGGAAAAGCCAGCCACTGAAAAGCTCTTCGAAAACCTGAAGAAACCGGTCAATTATACGGGCGAAGGAGGCGTTGAATCGGACGGGAAGCAGGCCAGGATTCTGGGATTACTCTGTTTTGTCTACGGAGGTTTCATCACCTTGCTGGGTGTCGCCATTCCCAACCAGCTCTCCGGCCGCCTCTGCTTTGCCTTTTGCGGACTTTTGATTGTCGCGATCGGGACCCTTCTGTACCAAGCTTCCAAGAAAGTAAATCCGGGCGACCGGAAACCCTGA
- a CDS encoding type I phosphomannose isomerase catalytic subunit has protein sequence MELSGRILTFQPERVWRSYPGGATLDRLQGKSNPRDDHWPEDWVGSTTEAVNPVKRPDGEGLARVVEGDQPRFRDLLARDPVAFLGKDHTGAYGANLPVLVKLLDSAIRLHFQAHPTAEFARRHKLGPSGKAEAYHILAMRPEIKDPYIYIGFQRPPSRAEFKRMIEEQDIAAIEACFDRIPVKVGETYFIPGGRPHAIGPGILMVEVMEPSDLAVRFEFERGGYVLPESARFMQRDLDFCLDVFDYDPLPLEQAIARYRCNPLARREWSGGGHQFSLLEKDRNPRFTLRQSTFTRNAVWEGAQAFIGIVTSGTGVIDDSQGQRAVGPYDRFFCPADLEKFQIEPGPDGLTLLECYPPAPEDSLADFKHPG, from the coding sequence ATGGAACTATCCGGTAGAATCCTGACCTTCCAGCCAGAGCGAGTGTGGCGCAGCTATCCCGGAGGCGCCACATTGGACCGACTTCAAGGTAAATCCAATCCACGTGATGACCATTGGCCTGAGGACTGGGTGGGCTCAACAACCGAGGCTGTCAACCCGGTCAAACGACCCGACGGGGAAGGCCTTGCACGAGTGGTTGAAGGAGACCAGCCAAGGTTCCGCGACCTTCTTGCCCGGGATCCTGTTGCCTTTTTGGGGAAAGACCACACCGGAGCCTATGGGGCAAACTTGCCGGTTCTTGTAAAATTGCTTGATTCAGCTATCCGCCTGCACTTCCAGGCTCATCCGACCGCAGAATTCGCGAGAAGGCACAAGCTTGGTCCCTCAGGGAAAGCCGAGGCTTACCATATTCTGGCAATGAGGCCTGAGATCAAGGATCCCTACATCTATATCGGCTTCCAGCGCCCACCATCGCGGGCCGAGTTCAAGCGCATGATTGAAGAGCAGGACATTGCCGCAATCGAAGCCTGCTTTGATCGTATCCCCGTCAAGGTCGGGGAAACGTACTTTATTCCGGGTGGCCGTCCGCACGCCATCGGGCCAGGCATCCTCATGGTTGAGGTGATGGAACCCTCTGATCTTGCCGTTCGATTTGAGTTCGAACGCGGCGGCTATGTCCTGCCTGAATCAGCTCGCTTCATGCAGCGCGATCTCGACTTCTGTCTTGATGTTTTTGACTACGATCCGTTGCCACTTGAACAAGCAATTGCCCGCTATCGCTGCAATCCCCTGGCACGCCGTGAATGGTCGGGGGGAGGACACCAGTTCTCGCTTCTCGAAAAAGACCGGAATCCGCGCTTCACTCTGCGCCAGTCCACATTCACCAGAAATGCTGTATGGGAAGGAGCCCAAGCTTTCATCGGGATCGTGACCTCTGGAACCGGCGTTATCGACGACAGTCAAGGGCAGCGCGCAGTCGGTCCTTACGATCGCTTCTTTTGTCCCGCGGATCTGGAAAAATTTCAAATTGAACCGGGCCCGGACGGGCTGACTCTCCTTGAATGCTATCCGCCCGCCCCAGAGGATTCCCTCGCTGATTTTAAACACCCTGGTTGA
- a CDS encoding SDR family NAD(P)-dependent oxidoreductase, which yields MGSLLKKNAFVSGAEQGIGKAVAEHLIDAGCDIFIHYFMGEEGPKELVARAEARGQRAAYGRGDLTDEGEATACVQEAIEFLGGMDVLVNNVGGIIGRKYLGEIDVKFWQTVLDVNMTTMLHVTQASLPALEKAQDGASVVNLASLAGRCGGHSGSLAYSTTKGAVLTWTRSLAAELGGKGIRVNAVAPGLILGTRFHDKHTTKESADATISQIPLQRAGNAGDIARTITFLASEYDGFISGATIDINGGIYRM from the coding sequence ATGGGATCATTACTCAAAAAGAATGCCTTTGTTTCCGGTGCGGAACAAGGAATTGGTAAAGCGGTGGCGGAGCATCTGATTGATGCGGGTTGCGATATTTTCATCCATTATTTCATGGGTGAGGAGGGGCCGAAGGAGCTGGTCGCCCGAGCCGAGGCGAGAGGGCAGCGGGCCGCTTACGGACGGGGCGACCTGACCGATGAAGGCGAAGCCACAGCTTGTGTGCAGGAGGCCATTGAGTTCCTCGGTGGTATGGATGTGCTGGTGAATAATGTGGGTGGCATAATCGGCCGAAAATACCTTGGTGAGATCGACGTAAAGTTCTGGCAGACGGTTCTGGATGTGAACATGACAACGATGCTTCACGTCACGCAGGCATCCCTTCCAGCACTTGAAAAGGCGCAGGACGGGGCGAGCGTGGTAAACCTTGCTTCACTTGCCGGTCGCTGTGGAGGCCACTCCGGCTCACTGGCGTATTCTACAACAAAGGGAGCGGTACTCACTTGGACGCGTTCCCTTGCCGCCGAGCTTGGAGGCAAGGGCATTCGGGTAAATGCGGTGGCCCCGGGCTTGATCCTCGGAACCCGTTTTCACGACAAGCACACGACGAAGGAGTCCGCTGATGCCACGATTTCACAAATTCCCCTGCAGCGAGCCGGTAACGCCGGAGATATTGCCCGCACAATCACTTTCCTCGCCAGCGAGTATGATGGCTTCATTTCCGGAGCGACAATAGACATCAACGGTGGTATCTACAGGATGTAG
- a CDS encoding aldo/keto reductase, with amino-acid sequence MKIPIECGDGSRLHVSRVAIGCWAMAGREYWGQQDRKESTATLHAALEAGINFFDTAPVYGDGASEELLGDVFRGCRDEVVIATKVGRHDLTETGMRQSCEESLRRLQTDIIDLYQVHWPSHVLPLDETLATLRDLQSEGKIRAFGVCNFGPRDLSDWFSGGGPATTNQFPYSLLARAVEFDVIPPMINKGMRILAYSPLMQGLLTGKFSDADEVPDRRARSRHFRADRPYSSHNEPGCEDLTFATLEAIRALAGEWGLDMAPLALAWLLHQEAVGSIIVGVRSPSQLAENLAVAKLRLDRQQLDSLSAATTALKATLGQECDLWMHPSRIR; translated from the coding sequence ATGAAAATTCCAATTGAGTGCGGGGATGGTTCCAGACTCCACGTGAGCCGGGTGGCGATCGGATGCTGGGCCATGGCTGGCCGCGAATACTGGGGTCAACAGGACCGGAAAGAATCCACTGCAACCCTGCATGCGGCTTTGGAAGCAGGTATCAACTTTTTTGATACAGCGCCCGTTTACGGAGACGGCGCTTCAGAAGAACTTCTTGGGGATGTCTTCCGCGGATGTCGGGATGAGGTGGTGATCGCAACCAAGGTTGGCCGCCATGACCTGACGGAAACTGGCATGCGTCAATCCTGCGAGGAGAGTCTACGCCGTCTTCAAACGGACATCATCGACCTGTACCAAGTGCATTGGCCGAGCCATGTCCTTCCACTCGATGAGACGCTCGCGACGCTTCGAGATCTCCAATCAGAGGGAAAAATCCGCGCATTCGGGGTCTGTAATTTCGGTCCGCGGGATTTGTCAGACTGGTTTTCCGGCGGGGGACCGGCAACGACGAACCAGTTCCCTTATTCTCTCCTGGCGCGGGCAGTTGAATTTGATGTGATTCCGCCGATGATCAACAAAGGGATGCGCATCCTTGCATACAGTCCACTTATGCAGGGATTGCTCACGGGAAAGTTTTCCGACGCGGATGAAGTTCCCGATCGCCGGGCCCGCAGCCGCCACTTCCGTGCCGATCGTCCATACAGCAGTCACAATGAACCGGGTTGTGAAGATCTGACCTTTGCCACGCTGGAGGCAATTCGCGCCCTAGCCGGCGAATGGGGTTTGGATATGGCTCCCCTGGCCCTCGCTTGGCTTCTCCACCAGGAGGCGGTGGGGAGTATAATTGTTGGAGTACGCTCACCCTCGCAGTTGGCCGAAAACCTGGCTGTGGCCAAATTACGGTTGGATCGTCAGCAACTTGACTCCCTCTCTGCAGCAACGACAGCCTTGAAGGCGACTCTCGGTCAGGAGTGTGACCTATGGATGCATCCAAGTCGCATTCGATGA
- a CDS encoding polysaccharide lyase 6 family protein: MIWKELYRIMLWVVLMPLTGWAAEHWIGSDDELANLFDGGQVGPGDTIIWRDGVYLDQRIHVSASGIAGAPILLRAETPGGVMFKGESAIKFGGDYIEVSGFYFYNGDDHDRDIPSSLVQFRSNNGNRHAHHCRLTECAFVDYNFWEVDSDDDDEDGDTTEKIWANSKWVQIYGTNNRVDHCHFSGKIVRGALIVVEMVPQDGDDGTPYASFAHRIDHNSFGPNPVGWSDNEFETVRVGTSNYANFRGDIVVEHNRFFQCDGEIEVISNKSSYNTYRNNVLIGCKGSLVLRHGDHCVVENNLILGMGRSGTGGIRLNGEGHLIRGNYIEGIRGTGLRAGITLRAAGRVTGADTNGGYEQVRNVEVVHNTVLDARESLQLCELGSKDNNYRPTDTIIANNLIVSATGPLVQWDEPPSAMTYAGNLLHGATAGISDPGFMEANPNLELRKDWLMQPGMTGAAIDTADILYAGLESDLDGDLRSDGADIGADERTERTQLLAPVSPDTAGPSWLSESVLDTAHAVEFSSASELVWKLNLGAIPLVGELDLRRGELDGSTAWPALFEASREGEVWSLRIPLDEMTPRMFFWMKAAQTLDASQEELMRDYK, encoded by the coding sequence ATGATATGGAAAGAACTTTATCGGATCATGTTGTGGGTGGTGCTTATGCCACTGACTGGGTGGGCTGCGGAGCATTGGATTGGCTCCGATGACGAGCTGGCGAATCTCTTTGACGGGGGGCAGGTGGGGCCTGGTGACACGATCATATGGCGGGATGGTGTTTACCTCGACCAACGGATCCATGTGTCGGCGAGTGGAATTGCGGGGGCGCCGATTCTTCTCCGGGCGGAAACGCCTGGCGGAGTGATGTTCAAAGGTGAAAGCGCGATCAAGTTTGGGGGCGACTACATTGAGGTTTCCGGGTTTTATTTCTACAATGGAGATGACCACGACCGGGATATTCCATCATCGTTGGTGCAATTCCGTTCCAACAATGGCAACCGGCACGCACACCACTGCCGTCTGACGGAATGTGCATTCGTCGACTACAACTTTTGGGAAGTGGACAGTGATGATGACGACGAGGACGGGGATACCACGGAAAAGATCTGGGCAAATTCCAAATGGGTGCAGATTTACGGAACAAACAACCGGGTGGATCATTGTCACTTTTCGGGGAAGATTGTCCGTGGAGCCCTGATCGTTGTGGAAATGGTCCCGCAAGACGGGGATGACGGAACACCCTACGCCTCGTTTGCCCATCGGATTGACCACAACAGCTTTGGTCCAAATCCGGTTGGCTGGTCCGATAATGAATTTGAAACAGTACGAGTGGGGACCAGCAATTATGCCAATTTTCGCGGGGATATCGTTGTGGAGCACAACCGGTTCTTTCAATGCGACGGGGAGATTGAAGTGATCTCGAACAAAAGCAGCTATAACACGTATCGCAACAACGTGTTGATAGGCTGCAAGGGATCCTTGGTCCTGCGCCATGGTGACCATTGTGTCGTCGAAAACAACCTGATCCTTGGCATGGGGCGTAGCGGCACGGGTGGGATCCGTCTCAACGGCGAAGGCCACCTCATACGTGGCAATTATATTGAGGGCATCCGTGGGACCGGACTTCGAGCGGGAATCACCTTGCGGGCAGCGGGGCGTGTAACCGGAGCGGACACAAACGGAGGGTACGAGCAAGTGCGCAATGTCGAGGTCGTCCATAACACTGTGCTTGATGCCCGGGAATCGCTGCAGCTCTGTGAACTGGGCTCAAAGGATAACAATTACAGGCCAACTGATACCATTATTGCGAACAACCTGATTGTATCGGCGACCGGTCCGCTTGTGCAGTGGGATGAACCGCCATCGGCAATGACCTATGCTGGCAACCTTCTTCACGGAGCGACCGCCGGCATCAGTGACCCGGGTTTTATGGAGGCAAACCCAAATTTGGAGTTGCGCAAGGACTGGCTGATGCAGCCGGGCATGACGGGTGCCGCGATTGATACTGCGGATATACTTTACGCAGGACTCGAGTCTGATCTGGATGGTGACCTGCGGTCAGATGGAGCTGATATTGGCGCTGATGAAAGAACTGAGCGGACACAGTTGCTGGCACCGGTTTCTCCCGACACAGCCGGACCGAGCTGGCTGTCCGAGTCTGTTCTGGACACCGCTCATGCAGTTGAATTTTCCAGCGCCAGTGAGCTGGTATGGAAACTGAATCTGGGGGCCATCCCCTTGGTGGGTGAGCTTGACCTGCGCCGCGGTGAACTGGACGGCAGCACAGCCTGGCCAGCGCTTTTTGAAGCAAGCCGGGAGGGAGAAGTTTGGTCTTTGCGCATTCCCTTGGATGAAATGACTCCCCGGATGTTTTTCTGGATGAAGGCCGCACAAACTTTGGACGCATCCCAAGAGGAATTGATGAGGGACTATAAATGA
- a CDS encoding acyltransferase family protein, translated as MQTTQELPQTERFHSLDALRGFALLLGVFFHAAESFCPERLSWAVLDKNTHWIADWFQFLSHSFRMELFFLIAGFFAHLVYHRAGARHFILNRLSRIFLPFMMGWLILFPVLSWIWISGFAQAGRLSDMGIPEEFHSMPAWKLTIGALMQKDFWIENFSLMHLWFLHQLLVIYGVILVARALVSSTAGRSFNHRLRRAADNGFAMLFNARFGWLVLVVVTVPILWTMNEWTVDTPNESLIPHLPTTLLYGLFFLVGWMLHRNTGLLGKLKCASSGFFLVGLGIGLSFLVYFLNDALVLLGLVSLKGELYKHVYQLAYVTMMWAFVIGTITLFQRFAQTRSAFWKYIADASYWIYLVHLVVVVPVQIAIAEQPWPAALKYFIILAVSLPILFASYHLFVRSTIIGKWLNGKKHASPKRQPLKPVPNFN; from the coding sequence ATGCAGACAACCCAAGAGCTTCCTCAAACCGAACGCTTCCACTCGCTTGATGCTCTGCGTGGATTCGCGCTGCTCCTTGGGGTATTTTTTCATGCGGCTGAATCCTTTTGTCCGGAACGTTTGTCATGGGCTGTTCTCGACAAAAATACTCATTGGATAGCCGATTGGTTCCAGTTCTTGAGTCACTCTTTCCGAATGGAACTTTTCTTCCTGATTGCCGGATTTTTCGCCCATCTCGTCTATCATCGAGCAGGTGCCCGGCATTTCATCCTTAACCGCCTGTCCCGCATTTTCCTTCCTTTCATGATGGGGTGGTTAATCCTGTTTCCTGTTTTATCGTGGATCTGGATCTCAGGATTTGCTCAAGCGGGACGGTTATCCGACATGGGCATCCCTGAGGAATTCCACTCCATGCCTGCCTGGAAACTCACCATAGGTGCCCTCATGCAAAAGGATTTCTGGATCGAGAACTTTAGCTTGATGCACCTCTGGTTCCTCCATCAATTGCTTGTTATCTACGGAGTTATTCTGGTCGCCCGGGCGCTGGTCAGCAGCACGGCTGGACGTAGCTTCAATCACCGATTGCGCAGGGCTGCCGATAACGGTTTTGCAATGCTCTTCAACGCTCGCTTTGGCTGGCTCGTTCTCGTCGTTGTGACTGTTCCGATTCTTTGGACCATGAATGAATGGACCGTTGATACGCCGAATGAATCGCTGATTCCTCACCTGCCAACGACTCTGCTCTACGGGCTATTCTTTCTGGTTGGCTGGATGCTTCATCGGAACACAGGTCTCCTTGGCAAACTCAAGTGTGCCTCAAGCGGGTTTTTCCTGGTCGGGTTGGGAATTGGGCTTTCATTCCTCGTCTACTTCCTGAACGACGCGTTGGTCCTGCTCGGACTGGTGTCGCTGAAAGGTGAGCTTTACAAGCACGTGTACCAGCTTGCCTATGTGACGATGATGTGGGCCTTCGTTATCGGGACAATCACCCTCTTCCAGCGATTTGCGCAGACCCGGTCTGCATTTTGGAAGTATATCGCGGACGCCTCCTACTGGATTTACCTGGTCCACCTCGTCGTTGTCGTTCCCGTGCAAATCGCCATAGCGGAGCAACCGTGGCCGGCAGCACTCAAGTATTTCATTATTCTGGCAGTTTCCCTTCCGATTCTGTTTGCCAGTTACCACCTCTTCGTAAGGAGCACGATTATAGGGAAATGGCTCAATGGTAAAAAGCACGCGTCTCCTAAACGTCAGCCTCTCAAACCGGTCCCCAACTTTAATTGA
- a CDS encoding mechanosensitive ion channel family protein encodes MEEELEKLQGLKDQLILYLVENGMRLFLAVVIILVGFWVGKSLSKLILKICDKRGLDVTLARFFAGFTKLIVIVFAVIIALSKAGIEITPFVALLGASAFGLSLAVQGPISNYGAGIVLIVTRPFKVGDTLSVSGQSGIVDNIALGHTQLYNEDDEKITIPNRKVLGEIFVNSQEFKIVEGVVGIAYSEDPEAAIRCVRDAIHSVKEVAPDRQPDVGIDAFADSSINIGYRVWVPTQIYHKTRYGINLAIFQALQKENIAIPFPQRDIHIINKEV; translated from the coding sequence ATGGAAGAAGAATTGGAAAAACTACAAGGCCTCAAAGATCAATTGATCCTCTACCTAGTGGAAAACGGCATGCGCCTCTTTCTGGCGGTGGTCATTATCCTCGTCGGATTCTGGGTTGGGAAATCGCTGTCCAAGCTGATTCTGAAGATCTGCGACAAGCGCGGGCTCGATGTGACCCTCGCCCGGTTTTTTGCCGGATTCACCAAGCTCATCGTCATTGTCTTCGCTGTCATCATTGCTCTCAGCAAGGCGGGCATTGAGATTACCCCGTTTGTCGCGCTCCTCGGTGCCAGCGCCTTCGGGCTCTCCCTTGCTGTGCAGGGTCCGATCTCCAATTACGGAGCTGGGATTGTCCTTATCGTGACGCGGCCCTTCAAGGTTGGCGATACGCTCAGCGTCAGCGGGCAATCGGGAATCGTTGACAACATCGCCCTTGGGCACACGCAACTCTACAATGAGGATGATGAAAAAATCACGATCCCCAACCGGAAGGTGCTGGGGGAGATCTTTGTCAATTCACAGGAATTCAAGATTGTCGAAGGTGTCGTGGGAATTGCCTACAGCGAGGACCCTGAAGCAGCGATACGATGTGTCCGCGATGCCATCCATTCTGTTAAGGAAGTGGCCCCTGACCGCCAACCAGATGTGGGGATTGACGCGTTTGCCGACTCCTCAATCAACATCGGTTACCGGGTCTGGGTGCCTACCCAGATTTACCATAAGACCCGATACGGGATTAACTTGGCCATTTTCCAGGCACTCCAGAAGGAGAACATCGCGATCCCGTTCCCCCAGAGGGATATCCATATTATCAACAAGGAAGTATAA
- a CDS encoding type II toxin-antitoxin system RelE/ParE family toxin: MRIIRKTEVFGKWLDGLKDIRARARILVRIQRLEAGNTGDVKPVGSGVSEMRIDYGPGYRVYYCQQGREIVILLAGGTKRTQSTDIKRAIHLSKNLEEPS, encoded by the coding sequence ATGCGAATAATCCGCAAGACAGAAGTTTTCGGCAAGTGGCTGGATGGACTAAAGGACATCCGTGCTCGGGCCCGCATCCTGGTGAGAATCCAAAGACTGGAAGCGGGTAACACGGGCGATGTAAAACCGGTTGGGTCGGGAGTTTCTGAAATGCGGATTGATTACGGACCGGGCTACCGGGTCTACTATTGCCAGCAAGGGCGGGAGATCGTGATTTTGCTGGCAGGAGGTACCAAACGAACGCAGTCCACGGATATCAAACGAGCTATTCACTTATCAAAAAATTTGGAGGAACCATCATGA
- a CDS encoding addiction module antidote protein — protein sequence MKKIQTSRFDVAEHLRTPEEMAAYLEAVMEDAPGDAARIAKALGDIARAKGMTQVARDAGLSRESLYKALSGERSPGFETILKVINALGLKIHAEPASV from the coding sequence ATGAAAAAGATTCAAACCAGTCGATTCGATGTCGCCGAACATTTGCGCACTCCGGAGGAGATGGCTGCCTATCTTGAAGCTGTCATGGAAGATGCTCCCGGAGATGCCGCCCGCATTGCCAAGGCCCTCGGAGATATTGCCCGGGCTAAGGGGATGACTCAGGTCGCCCGCGATGCCGGCTTATCCCGCGAAAGTCTCTATAAGGCTTTGTCCGGTGAACGATCTCCCGGCTTTGAAACGATCCTCAAGGTCATCAACGCACTGGGACTGAAAATCCATGCTGAACCCGCGAGCGTCTAA